TTGCGATAAAAATGAAAATGGCTCCGGCGCTCCTCATTTTGCCCCTTAAATTTACGGATGGAATCTCCACGGACAATCAGCCTCCTTTAATATCTATCTATTTGTAATATCTATCAATTTGCCAGGGTAGATGCGATAAAAAAAGCCTGTTTTCTCCCAGCACATAGTAGCGAACTCCTTCGCGTTTGACAAAATGCCCCTGCTCGTTAAACACCTTATAATCCAGCCCGATGTCAATAGGAGCGGCAAACCGGGTAAAACCAGACCACCGCCAATATAATACCTGATACGGGAAATCGGCGAACCAAAGGGGCGAGCTGCCAATCATCGCATTATGTCCGCTCAGGAATTCAACTGTGTAACCAAGCCCGGCATATCTTTGGGTGATGGCTTTTTGGGCGATATCCGATGCTGTTTCCCCCATATTGTCATCAACACGAAACGCCAACCGCTAATAAGGCTCAATTTGCTTTAATATCTATCAATGGATATTCAAGCTCGTAAACATTATAAAAAGTAGTTAATCTGCGGCTTTTTACGTAAAGCTCATCGGTACCTCTAGTGTAGACAATTAATGATCCCAGCCTGTCTTTAAAAGTCCAGCCGTGTTCAGCCAGATAGTTAGTAAGGGGAGCTTCAGGGCCGTCTTTTTGGATAAGCTTATTTTCTGTAAATGCGACTATATTAGAGTCAGTAAATTCTAGCTTAATAATTGCCCACAATACAGGCAACGGATTGCCTTCTTGAAAAATGGCTCCTAAATTGAAAATCAATGCAAAAAGAAATACCAGGATAAATGAGGCTTGCAGAATTTTTCGTATTGAAACCAAAACCCAACCCCCCTCCTCTATTTGAAGCCTGTTCCCTTGCAAACCGGCGTTAAAAGATATTATCAACGCAGGTCCACGTCAAAGTCGAAATGAAGAAAACAGGAGCAATCAGCCAGTACATGAATTCAACTGATCCTTGGCTTCAGAGTAAGCCCACGAAAGATAGAACTCAAATATCCCGACGTTTAAAGGTGCTGACTGCAGCAGCCAGCATAAAAACTATATATGCCAGGGTATAAACCAGCATCCAATCGCTGGGGGTAGACTGGCTGCCAAAAGGACCAAGGATATTCTGAGGATTAAAGAAGGGCAGGTCCTGGCCGTTGCCTGTCGCTATCCGGTCGACTACCGTCGCCACCAGCCTGCGGTAAGCGGCATCAGCCGGCAGGATGAGGCTGGTGACCACGCCGGTATAAACGGTAGCAGTGCTTCCCAAGAGGACGCCGATCTGTTCCATCTTGCCCCCGACCACGGCCAAAGAGTAGAGGCCGAAGGCGAAAACGCCGTTGCCCAGGGTTGTGAGCCTGGTGGTCCCCAAAAGAGTAACAGATAAAAGAACCATTGGCTTCAGGACAAATAGGCCCAAAGCCGGTGCCAGTCCGGGAATGACAAGCCCCGTTTGCCAGTAAATCAAGCCGGCCAGAGCCAAGAAAAAGAGGGCGGCATAGGTGGCCAGCATGGCTGCCAGGCCGAAGAATTTGCCAAGGAGCAGGTCGCGGCGGGAAAGGGGCCGGACCATCAGGGGATAAAGGGTGCCGTTTTCGATTTCCCCCGCGATACTCCCCACAGCGGACAGGATAGCCAAGCCGGCTACCAAAAAGCTGGACAGGTAGACTCCCATGCTGAAAATGAGAATGGTTTCTGTAAGGGCGATAAAATCGGCAAGGGCAGGATCGGCGAAATTTGCCCTGTCCGAATCCAAGACAAAGTGCAGTCCGGTGCCGTACAGGGCGAGGAAAGCCAGGGTGAGCAGGCCTGCCACCAGGACGACTTTCTTGCGCCAGGCCTCCCGGAAGGTAAAAAGAGCCATCAGCCACATACCAATTCCCCCTCCCTTACCAGGTGGACGAAAATATCCTCCAGGGAGTTGTGGCCGGGCGTCACTTCATAGATGCGACAGCCCCCGGCCACCAGCCTGGCCACAAAATCGGCGATTTCCTCGCGGCCATTTAGGGTCAGAGTGAGCCGGTCACCTTCCAGCTGCAGATCGGGGTAACGCAGGCGCAGTTTTGCTGCCAGTTCTCCTGTCAGGCCATCCAATCTGATGGCGGCTGTCGCCGGGCCGGCTTGCAGTTCATCCAGTCTGCCGTCGGCTACCACCGTACCCCGGTTGATGATGGCCACGCGGTCGCAGACCTGCTCCACCTCGCTCAACAGGTGACTGTTTAAAAAGATAGTCTTGCCGGCCTCCTTCAGGGCCAGGAGGACCTCCCGCACCTGGCGCCGGCCCAAGGGATCCAAAGCCGAGGTTGGCTCGTCCAGGAAGACCACCCGCGGGTCGCCCACCAGGGCGGCGGCTAGGCCCAGGCGCTGCTGCATCCCTTTACTGTAATTGGCCACCAGTTTCTGCCCTTCCCCGGCAAGACCCACCAGTTCCAGGACTTCATAAGCCCGTTGCCCGGCGGCCTTGCCGTCCAGACCCGCCAAACGGGCGTGAAAGGCCACGAGTTCTTTTCCCGTGAGCCAGCTGTGGAAGCGGAAATTCTCCGGCAAAAAGCCAACCTGGCGCCGGCCTCTGAGATCCTGGGGCGCATAACCGGCAACCTTAGCTTCCCCGGCCGTGGGGTAGACCAAGCCCACGAGGATCTTCACCAGGGTACTCTTGCCGGCGCCGTTTGGGCCTAGGAGGCCAAAGATCTGCCCCTCCTCCACAAAGAGGCAGATGTCCCGGCAGGCTACCTGCCGGCCGTACACTTTGGTTAAATTGCGGACTTCTATAATAGCCACTACCTGACCTCCGCCGCTACCAGCAAGGCTTCTTCCAGGGGCAGCCCGCTGATGGCCCGCCAGCTGTCGCCCTGGCGCCAGGCTAAAATAACGGCACTGGTATCGAATTCATTAACGAAGTAGACTCCCTGGTTGCCGTTAACTGAGACTTCCGTCACTCCCATAGCCCGAGTCTCCGGGATGGGCAGGGTATGCCGCCAGTCTTCAATGTCCGCCAGTTGCCGGCGTAAGTTTTCGGGCAAAAACGGCAGTCTCAGCAGGGCCTGACGCAGGGAGGCCAGATCAAAGTCCTGGGGAGCCTCAATTGTCAGGGCGCGGGCAGCGTAGATGGCGAAACCTTGGCCCGTTTGGCCGTATTGGGCCCTGACCAGGGGTGGGATGTTAAAGGTGATGGACTGGCCCGCCAGGTCACGCGGCAACAGCACATTGCTGTGTGTTCTAAGGTAATTGTTGAGGTTTTCCACATCAGGGGTAAAGGTGATGACCGGCGGCTTTTCAATGATAATCTCTGTCCTTTCCCGCCCGGCCAGGGTGGCGGGCAGGTTAAGGCTAAGCCCGCTTAAGCTCTCCACCTGGGTGGGGTCGGCTTCCACTATCCATGCGGCATCGGGCGGATGTTCGACCCTTACCCGGCCGAAATTCCTGATATCCACCTCGCCCACCGGACCGTCAATGCCCTCAATACCATCAAGGAGTTTAGCCAGTTGGGCCATGTCCTCGGGGGTGATCTCGACCACATGGATCTTTTCCATGCGGAAGATGTTCAGGAATTGGGCGGCCAGGCTGCGGCCTGGCGCCCAGCTTAAGAAAACAGTCAGGACCAGGACGGACACAGCTGCACCGATAAACCATTTGTAGCGCTCTATCATATTGACGAACCTCCTTGCTTTAGTCGGAGACTGATAATGACAGGGCAAATTACTCACGCGGGGCATCCGCACAGTACGTTCCGTGGATGCCGTTTCCCGCCGGTAATACTCCAGAGCGGCAGTTGTACTGCCGGCAAGTCCATTGAGGTCATGTATCCGTTCCCGGCAGGCAGCACACAAAGCCAGGTGGCCCGCCACCCGGACCGCCATATCCACATCCAGTTCACCGTCAAGATAGGCCTGAAGAACGCCCTCTTTTGGACACACGGTCGTCACTCCCCTCCAATTCATTGTACAAACTGGCGAAATGCCGGCGCGCCCGGGCCAGGATAGTGCCTACCGAATGCTTATCCACCTGAATAATCGCGGCAATCTCGGCATAGCTGTGGCCGGCATTTTTTAACAGCAGGCAGATGCGGTCACGGGGCGGCAGTTTTATCAGGCATTGGCGGATCAGCCGAGCATCCTCGTTGCGGATAACTGCTTCCTCCAGAGAAATAACATCGGCCTCCTCCCGGTGCTGACCCTCCTCGCGGCGGCGGCGCCGTTCCTCACCGCGCAGGTGGTTGTAGGCCAGATTTCCGGCCACCCGTAACAGCCAGCCGCCCAAGTTATTTTTTTCCCGGGGCGGACTGTGGTATAGCTTAAGGAAGGCTTCCTGGGTAAGGTCTTCGGCCACCGCCCGCTCTCCGAGAAGGTAATAAAGCCGGCGGTACACCAGGGTATGGTAGCTTTGAAACAAGGCCTCGAATTCAGCAAGCGTGATAGCCCATCCCTCCCTTTCAGCCCCTGCTATAACAATAACACCGGCAAAGAGGATTTTGTGACAGTCCCTGAATTTTTTATTGGGAATTGGAATTAGGGGGGAATTAGGGGGACACCAGAATTAGGGGAGAATTAGGGGGACACCATACTAAATTATCTGGCAGTCGAGTGTTCCCTTTCAGGTCTAAAAACATCAGGTCTAAAAACGATATTAGGATTAGATTCGACCCGCTTCACCCGGCCCCAAAGGCCTTCGAAAAAAAGTGAGTACTGACCTGTATCCCATAATTCGGTATGGTGTCCCCATATTTCCTGGTGTCCCCATATTTCCATATTTCCTTATCTGTCATCCATATTCAGCAAATAGCATAGCATTTTTTCCGGATTTTCCAGAAAGCGGCGGGTCAGTTGATAGTGTTCCGTCTCCCGAAAACCTACCGAGTGAATGCCGTCCTCCGTCAGCAGGTAAACCTCCGCACCGGGATAAGTCATTAATATGGGTGAGTGGGTGGCAATGATAAACTGGGAGTTTTTTCGAACCAATGCGCCGGCAAACCATTTGACCAGACCCCTTTTTCCAACCTGTTTCCTATTTTGTTCTGCGCCATAATAGCAGCCGGTTGATGAGATACCAGGTGCCGACCCCGGCTACCAGATAACTGGGGATTAAAAATAGCTTGAATTCCTCGCCTAGGCGGCCAAACACGCCGGCGGCTACCATAGGGCCAACTAATAAGGTGCAGCAAATTATAACCCCTAGCTTAAAAAAGCCTTCCAGCCTTTCAAAGACCAAAATCTCCCCGTCTTTTTCCAGCGGGTTTCTGGCAAACAGAAATTGGGCCAAGGCATAAAGGCCAAGGGAGAGGATGGCCAGGAGGCCATAAAGGTATGGTACAACAAGCCTGCCGCCAATCCCGGCCGCAGCTTGATGGATGATCAAGTCATTGAAGGCTATCAGCCAAAGGGGAATTGTTTTCAAATAGGCAAGAGAGAACAGGGCCTCGATCGTAAGCCGGAGGAGAGGTATCGGATCGTCAAATTGTTCCATAGGGATGTCAATCCAGATTCTGAAATTCATATAAAGCAACATAAAGAACCCCACTGGAAACCATAAAAAAATCAGCGCCAGGATGTAATTCCCCCATGTGGTGCCGCTAACGGTGGCGATCAATACCGTAAAACAAAAGATAAAGGTGAGAACCAGAAAGCTGTGCCCGGCCCAGCCCCAGATCTCCGGCAGGCCGAAGAAATAATTGATCCCGGGGTTGGCCCAGACGAGGAGGCTCATCAGCAGGGCGTTTAAAACCAGGGTAATCAGGATCTGCATCAGCCCGACTACCACTTTGCTAAAAAGGATATCTTGCCGGGAATAGGGCATGGCCAGTAAAAGCCCCAGGGTTTCCCGCTCCCGCTCCTGGCCCAGAGTCATCGCAGCCAAGGCTACTGTCAGCAAGAACATTGCGGCTCCCATCCAAGGATCATTAGCATGAAGGCGATTTTCAAAATAGGCGAAGCCGGGCCATGGGCCGATGAATTCACGCCCCCCTATTATTTCAGTCTGCAGGAAAAAAGTAGTCGCGAAAGTAACGACCAGGAAAAAGGGGACAAAAACAGGCAGGCTGGTTTTCCAGTCTTTCCAAAACAAAGTTTTATGGGGCAAGTATCTGTTTAAAGCCATAGCCTTCGCCTCCCATCCGGTGAATAAAGATCTCTTCCAGGGATATGTCCACAAAGTCCAGGAACAGGGGCTGAAATTGCCGCAGCTCGGCCGCCAGCTCATCGAGGCCTTCCTCCACGGTGATGCTGTACACCCGGCCTGTCTGTTCCACATTGAGGACGCCAGGCTTTTGCAAAACCTCCGCAGGCAGGGGTCCGGCAAAGGCCGCCTGAATCTTGCGCACTTTCTTTTTCAAGTCCTCCAGGCTTTCGCTCTTAATGAGCCGTCCCTCATGGACAATTGCCAAATGGTCACAGACGCGTTCCAATTCATGCAGGTGATGGGTGGAAATAAAAACTGTGGTGCCGTTTTCAGCTACTTCGTCCATCAGGATGCTCAAAAACTGCCGCCTGATTACCGGGTCCAGCCCGGCGGTTGGTTCGTCTAAAACCAGCAATTCTGGCTTGAGGGCCAGGTTTAAGATGATGGATAACTGGGTGTGCATCCCTTTAGACAGGTGTTTTACCTGGGCATTTTCCGGCAGGTTGAACACTTGGCGCAGTTCTTCAAACCGCTCCGGGCTCCACTTTTGATAGGTCTCCCGATATAGCCGGTACATGTCTTTTACTTTAAAGCCGGGATAGTAGCGTTGATAATCGGCCAGGTAGCCAACTCTTGCCTTTATCCGGTGATCCTGGTGTACAGGCTGCCCGCCGATTAAGACAGAGCCCCGGGTGGGCTGCAAAAGACCCATGATGATTTTAATCAAGGTGGTTTTGCCGGCACCGTTTGGCCCTACCAGGCCAAAGACTGCTCCTTGCGGCACTGTAAGACTGATCTCTTTAAGCGCTGTCTTTTCCCGAAAAGTCTTTGTCAACCCATCTGCAACAATCTTCACCTTGTCCCCTCCCCTATGCCTAGCTCCTCAAGCTGTTTTGATACCAGCGCTAAAATCCGTTCCTGGTTTAGTCCCAGGTAATGGGCCTCAACCAGGATTTTACGCAAGCTGTTCTGAAACAGGTCCATCCGCTCTTCGTCCTCCCGCACCTGGTAATCCAAACACACAAAGGTGCCCTTGCCCCTAAGGGTTTCAATCACCTTCTGGCGCTCCAGCTCCTGATAGGATTTTTGAATGGTGTTGGGGTTAATCGCCAGCCGGCTGGCCAGCTCCCGCACTGAAGGCAGCTTGTCACCGGGAAGCAGTACACCCCGGAGGACAGCCGCTTTTACTTCCTGCACCAATTGCTGATAAATGGGTGTGCTGCTTCGCTGGTCGATATGGAACAAAACAGATCACCTGCCTTCTGCTGTGCTATAAGTGTACTATTGTTATTAATACATATATAGCATTAACCTGAGCATTGTGTCAAGCAGAATATTTATTTTATCACAGCAGTTCAACTGGGTCTTGGCTTCAGAGAGGGTAGCACTCCCCCTCCCACTGAAGACAAGACCCAGTTGAACAGTTTTTAAAGCTTTCCTTGGGGTTAACCGGACATGAACGGATTAACAGCTTTAATACCTTCATATAATTGGTTTGCATTGAGATCTTCCGTCCAGATATTTTGGCAGCCCATTTCCTTGGCGCTGCAGATAATCATGGCGTCCCAAAAAGATATTCTATTCAGAATCTAAAAATATCAGTCTTAAAACGATTTTGGGATAGGATTTGTGGCCGCATAAACCCAGCCCCAAAGGCCCCCGAAGAGGAAAGGGGTCTAACTTCTAACCCATAATTCAGTATGGTGTCCCCATAATTCCCCCCCATAATTCCCATAATTCCGATCTATTCCTGGCTATTCTGGCCATTGACCCTTGCGAAATAAGGTAAGCGAGCAAGAAAGACCTGTACTAAGTCCAACCATAACCAGCAATAAAGAAGGACCATCCCTGCAACCAACGGAACGGATACGGTTAAGCCCGTTAGCCGCAATAAGGCAAATGCCGGCAGGCCCAACCCAAAAACAACAAGACAAATACCTCCAGCCAGAACGCTCCCACTGAACATAAGCACCAAGTACCGTGGCAGGCGATAATAGATTGACAGCCCCATTACAAAGCCCAACGGTCCGTAAGTCAGGAGCAAGATTAATCCGCTCAAAGGATGAAACATCGCTGCCAGGCAAGAAGCGGCAATCATTGCCAGAAAGCCAACGCCAGGAACCATTAGGGTAACCGCTATCAAAGGAAGCGAACTAAAAGCTCCGATTATCTGCCCAAATCCCGGCAGCAATACTCCTGACACGTGTAATAATGCCGACAATGAGGAAGCAAGGCTACCAAGGGCTACCATTACATGTGCTTTTCGGGTTTGAAAGCTGTGTTGCCTGAGATACAAGGGCACAGGCCGCCTCAAATACTCAAAAATGCTCTCCCTTTTCATCTCAGATCCCCCCTCCGTCCGCACTCTATTTTATTGGACCGGGAGGATTTTGGTGTTACATAAGGGTATCGATTCTTTCCATGGCTGGACGTTGAAGCAAATTTCCTTTTTAAGTACGTCGCCCGGTTATTTTACAGGTATTTTTTACAATCCTGCAAAAATAGGCCTTCTATCTGGAGTAAAAAAGCCTTAATTTCCGTCCTGGTACCGGCATAACCCGGCAGCGCGCCGACTTTGCCAACTACCCGGTGACAGGGGATTAAGATGGGCAGTCGGGGAAGCTCTGAAAAATATTCCTATTACAGCTAGGGTAAATGGGTTTAATAAAAAAAAGCCGGTTGAATCTCGGCACATAGTAACGAACTCTTTTGGCCTTGACAAAATACCCTTGCTGGTCTAACAACCCTACTTGTTCTTGTAATAAAAAATTGCTAATTGGGTGCGATCCCGGAGGGATAATTTCTCTAACATGACGCTAATATAATTGCGGACAGTGCCTTCGCTGAGGAAAAGAATCTCGGAAATTTCCCTGTTGGACAACCCTTCGGCTATCCAGCGCAAAATCACCGTTTCTTTTTGTGTCAAATGGAACTCCTGAAAATCCTTTTTCGCGCTGTTTGACAGCAGGTCAGGGATTTTTGTCACAATCTCGTCGCCGAAAACCCGCTGTCCGAGGCTGACGGCTCTGACTGCCGGAATGATGCTCTCAAAGTGCTGCTTTAAGATATAGCCTTTGGCCCCAATTCGCAGGGTTTTCACGATATACTCCGTATCGGAAAAAGTGGTCAGAAAAAGGATTTTGGCTTCGGGATGCGCCTTAAGGATCGATTCTGCTGCTTCTAATCCGCTCATCCTCGGCATCCGGATATCCATCAGCAAGATATCCGGTAAAAGCAGACGGTAAAGCTCAATCGCTTCATTTCCGTCATAACCGATGCCGGCAATGCGCAGATCCGGATCGGCTTCGAGGATTGTTTTCAGCGACCGGCAGACCAGCGGGTCATCATCGACGATCAGCAGTTTCATGGGCCGCCTCCTTGGGAATGGTGATGAAGATTTCAAAGCCGTTTTGGATTCTGACCAGAAAATGACCCCTTAAGGCCTCAACACGCTCCGAGATGCTCTTAAGACCGAGGCCTTTTTCAAAACTGGCGCAAGCTGCGGGGCCGTTGTCCGATATCACCAGTTGATAAAATGCCGGGTGCTCGGTCAATGTCAGGCAGGCCAAAGTGGCGCTGGAATGCTTGGCAATATTTGTAAAGGATTCCTTAACGGCAGAGATCAAAGCAAATTTCACTTTTATCTCTGGGTCGGTCTGCATTTGGATAATTAACTCCACCCGACAACAGGAAAGGTTATCCGCCAGCTGTGCGATCTCGCTTTCCAGGTCAAGTGAAGACTCGTAGAGATTATGGACGCTGTTTCTGATATTATCCATGGCCAGATTAAGCGTTTCTTTAAGGGCAACAAGCTGAGGCTGCCCTGGGCTTTGGGTCAGCATCGCGCCTATTTGCAGGAAAGCACTGGACAGCCTGTGTCCAACATGATCGTGAATTTCCTTGGCGATACGGTTGCGCTCGTTTAACTTGGCCAGCCTGATTTCGTCATCCTGTTTTTCCATTATAAGCTTGTTTTTATTTTTTATCTCTGCACCCATTTCTCTGGTGGTATCGAGCAGAGACAGATAATGGCCCCTTAATTTGGAAAATCCTGCTGTCCTGTGTTTCAGGATGATGGCTATAGACGAGAGCATGACGATGGCCGGCCAAAGAGGCCATGCCAAATCAACTGCCGTCACCAATGGGATTAAAGCGGCTGACACCAAAAACTTGCGCTCGTTTTCATAAGCAGAGTAAACCATAACCGGGATGAAAGCGCACAGGGGCTGGTAAAAAACACAAGCCAAAAGAAAGGCGGCACCGATAACGAACCTGGAT
This sequence is a window from Syntrophomonadaceae bacterium. Protein-coding genes within it:
- a CDS encoding ABC transporter permease, which gives rise to MWLMALFTFREAWRKKVVLVAGLLTLAFLALYGTGLHFVLDSDRANFADPALADFIALTETILIFSMGVYLSSFLVAGLAILSAVGSIAGEIENGTLYPLMVRPLSRRDLLLGKFFGLAAMLATYAALFFLALAGLIYWQTGLVIPGLAPALGLFVLKPMVLLSVTLLGTTRLTTLGNGVFAFGLYSLAVVGGKMEQIGVLLGSTATVYTGVVTSLILPADAAYRRLVATVVDRIATGNGQDLPFFNPQNILGPFGSQSTPSDWMLVYTLAYIVFMLAAAVSTFKRRDI
- a CDS encoding ABC transporter ATP-binding protein; the protein is MIEVRNLTKVYGRQVACRDICLFVEEGQIFGLLGPNGAGKSTLVKILVGLVYPTAGEAKVAGYAPQDLRGRRQVGFLPENFRFHSWLTGKELVAFHARLAGLDGKAAGQRAYEVLELVGLAGEGQKLVANYSKGMQQRLGLAAALVGDPRVVFLDEPTSALDPLGRRQVREVLLALKEAGKTIFLNSHLLSEVEQVCDRVAIINRGTVVADGRLDELQAGPATAAIRLDGLTGELAAKLRLRYPDLQLEGDRLTLTLNGREEIADFVARLVAGGCRIYEVTPGHNSLEDIFVHLVREGELVCG
- a CDS encoding zf-HC2 domain-containing protein, with amino-acid sequence MCPKEGVLQAYLDGELDVDMAVRVAGHLALCAACRERIHDLNGLAGSTTAALEYYRRETASTERTVRMPRVSNLPCHYQSPTKARRFVNMIERYKWFIGAAVSVLVLTVFLSWAPGRSLAAQFLNIFRMEKIHVVEITPEDMAQLAKLLDGIEGIDGPVGEVDIRNFGRVRVEHPPDAAWIVEADPTQVESLSGLSLNLPATLAGRERTEIIIEKPPVITFTPDVENLNNYLRTHSNVLLPRDLAGQSITFNIPPLVRAQYGQTGQGFAIYAARALTIEAPQDFDLASLRQALLRLPFLPENLRRQLADIEDWRHTLPIPETRAMGVTEVSVNGNQGVYFVNEFDTSAVILAWRQGDSWRAISGLPLEEALLVAAEVR
- a CDS encoding RNA polymerase sigma factor SigX translates to MTLAEFEALFQSYHTLVYRRLYYLLGERAVAEDLTQEAFLKLYHSPPREKNNLGGWLLRVAGNLAYNHLRGEERRRRREEGQHREEADVISLEEAVIRNEDARLIRQCLIKLPPRDRICLLLKNAGHSYAEIAAIIQVDKHSVGTILARARRHFASLYNELEGSDDRVSKRGRSSGLS
- a CDS encoding ABC-2 transporter permease, with protein sequence MALNRYLPHKTLFWKDWKTSLPVFVPFFLVVTFATTFFLQTEIIGGREFIGPWPGFAYFENRLHANDPWMGAAMFLLTVALAAMTLGQERERETLGLLLAMPYSRQDILFSKVVVGLMQILITLVLNALLMSLLVWANPGINYFFGLPEIWGWAGHSFLVLTFIFCFTVLIATVSGTTWGNYILALIFLWFPVGFFMLLYMNFRIWIDIPMEQFDDPIPLLRLTIEALFSLAYLKTIPLWLIAFNDLIIHQAAAGIGGRLVVPYLYGLLAILSLGLYALAQFLFARNPLEKDGEILVFERLEGFFKLGVIICCTLLVGPMVAAGVFGRLGEEFKLFLIPSYLVAGVGTWYLINRLLLWRRTK
- a CDS encoding ABC transporter ATP-binding protein is translated as MKIVADGLTKTFREKTALKEISLTVPQGAVFGLVGPNGAGKTTLIKIIMGLLQPTRGSVLIGGQPVHQDHRIKARVGYLADYQRYYPGFKVKDMYRLYRETYQKWSPERFEELRQVFNLPENAQVKHLSKGMHTQLSIILNLALKPELLVLDEPTAGLDPVIRRQFLSILMDEVAENGTTVFISTHHLHELERVCDHLAIVHEGRLIKSESLEDLKKKVRKIQAAFAGPLPAEVLQKPGVLNVEQTGRVYSITVEEGLDELAAELRQFQPLFLDFVDISLEEIFIHRMGGEGYGFKQILAP
- a CDS encoding GntR family transcriptional regulator, encoding MFHIDQRSSTPIYQQLVQEVKAAVLRGVLLPGDKLPSVRELASRLAINPNTIQKSYQELERQKVIETLRGKGTFVCLDYQVREDEERMDLFQNSLRKILVEAHYLGLNQERILALVSKQLEELGIGEGTR
- a CDS encoding MGMT family protein; translation: MPILIPCHRVVGKVGALPGYAGTRTEIKAFLLQIEGLFLQDCKKYL
- a CDS encoding response regulator transcription factor, with protein sequence MKLLIVDDDPLVCRSLKTILEADPDLRIAGIGYDGNEAIELYRLLLPDILLMDIRMPRMSGLEAAESILKAHPEAKILFLTTFSDTEYIVKTLRIGAKGYILKQHFESIIPAVRAVSLGQRVFGDEIVTKIPDLLSNSAKKDFQEFHLTQKETVILRWIAEGLSNREISEILFLSEGTVRNYISVMLEKLSLRDRTQLAIFYYKNK
- a CDS encoding sensor histidine kinase, producing the protein MPKQDLTDKAVFFFCCTVISLVQPLGAWQIVPILAGAVAVGFFTYFEALKSRFVIGAAFLLACVFYQPLCAFIPVMVYSAYENERKFLVSAALIPLVTAVDLAWPLWPAIVMLSSIAIILKHRTAGFSKLRGHYLSLLDTTREMGAEIKNKNKLIMEKQDDEIRLAKLNERNRIAKEIHDHVGHRLSSAFLQIGAMLTQSPGQPQLVALKETLNLAMDNIRNSVHNLYESSLDLESEIAQLADNLSCCRVELIIQMQTDPEIKVKFALISAVKESFTNIAKHSSATLACLTLTEHPAFYQLVISDNGPAACASFEKGLGLKSISERVEALRGHFLVRIQNGFEIFITIPKEAAHETADRR